GCTGAATACTCGCTTTACTGCGTCAGGAATCTTGGTCGCCGCCACGATCGCACCTGCGATTTCGCCGCATGAGTGCAGATGCCGAGTTATTCCACGGGGCAGGGTTCCGCATTCCAGATGCCGGCGGCGTATTCGGCGATCGTGCAGTCGCTCGAGAACTTACCCGATCCGGCCACGTTCAAAATCGCCATTGCCACCCAGTCGTCCGGGCGGCGGTAGAGCGAAACGAGCCGTTCGTCGGCCT
The sequence above is drawn from the Pirellulales bacterium genome and encodes:
- a CDS encoding glycogen/starch/alpha-glucan phosphorylase; the protein is ALDLISSDYFSRNEPGAFALLSDMLLKSDHYMHLADLKSYLEADERLVSLYRRPDDWVAMAILNVAGSGKFSSDCTIAEYAAGIWNAEPCPVE